In Erigeron canadensis isolate Cc75 chromosome 6, C_canadensis_v1, whole genome shotgun sequence, the following are encoded in one genomic region:
- the LOC122603661 gene encoding thaumatin-like protein 1b, whose protein sequence is MSNFALLISLLLLTISQFFIQGVMSSATFTFVNKCDQTIWPGILSNAGIDPLQPTGFALKKGETKTLSAPASWGGRFWGRTHCTQDSSGKFTCATGDCGSGKLECSGAGATPPATLAEFTLDGDSGMDFFDVSLVDGYNLPMLVAPSGGTGRNCTYTGCMVDLNGACPNALKVMNSDGEGVACKSACEAFGDQEYCCSGAYGTPDTCKPSSYSQIFKEACPRAYSYAYDDKTSTFTCNGADYQVTFCPPSTTSKKSTEPQEAPDAAQLADGMVYEGADAIETNGGPPRYSYIYMTVVAAILAVALL, encoded by the exons ATGTCTAATTTCGCTTTATTAATCTCTCTTCTATTACTCACAATCTCACAATTCTTCATCCAAG GTGTTATGTCATCAGCCACTTTTACATTTGTAAACAAATGTGACCAAACAATTTGGCCAGGAATTTTATCAAACGCGGGTATTGACCCGCTACAACCAACCGGTTTCGCCTTGAAAAAAGGCGAAACCAAAACACTGAGCGCCCCAGCATCATGGGGCGGTCGATTCTGGGGTCGTACACATTGTACCCAAGATTCATCAGGCAAGTTCACTTGCGCCACCGGCGACTGCGGATCCGGGAAGCTAGAATGCTCCGGCGCCGGCGCCACCCCTCCGGCCACCTTAGCTGAATTCACCCTTGATGGAGATTCCGGGATGGATTTTTTTGATGTGAGCTTAGTTGACGGATATAACCTTCCGATGTTAGTGGCACCCAGTGGTGGGACCGGCCGGAATTGTACGTATACTGGGTGTATGGTGGATTTGAACGGCGCGTGTCCTAACGCGCTGAAAGTGATGAACAGTGATGGTGAAGGAGTGGCGTGTAAAAGCGCGTGTGAAGCTTTTGGTGATCAGGAATATTGTTGTAGCGGCGCGTATGGAACACCGGATACTTGTAAACCGTCTTCGTACTCGCAGATATTTAAAGAGGCTTGTCCACGCGCTTATAGTTATGCTTATGATGATAAAACAAGTACTTTTACTTGTAATGGTGCTGATTATCAAGTCACCTTTTGCCCACCATCAACCACCAg TAAGAAATCAACCGAGCCGCAAGAAGCTCCCGACGCAGCACAATTAGCCGACGGGATGGTATACGAAGGTGCTGACGCAATAGAAACCAATGGAGGTCCCCCACGATATAGCTACATTTACATGACTGTTGTGGCAGCCATTCTCGCCGTAGCATTGCTATGA